One Trichosurus vulpecula isolate mTriVul1 chromosome 7, mTriVul1.pri, whole genome shotgun sequence genomic region harbors:
- the SPATS1 gene encoding spermatogenesis-associated serine-rich protein 1: MEPNGSVVVEGAKENGANGDGGQEPKEQGPRAVDVNPLPVPSSAAECDACPCCLPYHLQRDAPPDHPGADAKLQPHPSPSMQVLDDARVAKVRENEYPKEVILLDQKGAEWSFYPRHGHLHTYHKGKKCHFNGVFRAYQRCSTEITLDKCFGRKKYDIDPRNGLPELTPGDKAYLRPEECPHFYKHGATVPPVNFSRVPYVKKVDTFIPLEPLPKEYHAPFSEREKKKQKMNEIMEVEELEEWKPAVPLMSWFFPTVPPPKQKVITI; encoded by the exons GTGCTAACGGCGATGGCGGTCAGGAGCCTAAGGAGCAGGGCCCTAGGGCAGTAGATGTCAATCCACTTCCTGTTCCTTCGTCTGCTGCTGAATGTGATGCTTGTCCCTGCTGTCTTCCGTATCACCTCCAAAGAGATGCTCCTCCTGA TCATCCTGGGGCTGATGCCAAGCTGCAGCCCCACCCATCACCTTCCATGCAAGTGCTTGATGATGCTCGGGTAGCAAAAGTCAGAGAGAATGAATATCCAAAGGAAGTCATCCTGCTTG ATCAAAAGGGTGCAGAATGGAGTTTTTATCCAAGACACGGGCATCTTCATACCTATCATAAGGGAAAAAAGTGTCATTTCAACGGTGTCTTTCGTGCGTACCAGAGGTGTTCAACAGAGATAACATTGGACAAAtgctttgggagaaaaaaatatg ACATTGATCCCAGGAATGGACTCCCAGAACTGACTCCTGGAGACAAGGCATATTTGCGTCCAGAGGAATGTCCACACTTTTACAAACATGGAGCAACTGTACCGCCAGTGAATTTTTCAAG AGTCCCATATGTAAAGAAAGTAGATACATTTATTCCTCTGGAACCTCTGCCAAAAGAATATCA TGCACCTTTTtctgagagggagaagaaaaagcaaaaaatgaatgaaataatggaagTGGAAGAACTGGAGGAGTGGAAGCCAGCAGTTCCCTTAATGTCTTGGTTTTTCCCCACTGTACCACCGCCAAAACAAAAAGTGATAACAATCTGA